The Bifidobacterium eulemuris genome includes a window with the following:
- the tkt gene encoding transketolase, whose product MTEFKETELDKRAITMAKVLSADAVEKAGHGHPGSPVSLAPIAYTLYQHFIKHDPTDPNWEGRDRFILSGGHASLTQYVQLYLSGYGLTLDDLKNFRGGAETRTPGHPEYGLTPGIEMTTGPLGQGVASAIGFAYGQRFERGLLDPEAPEGTSPFDHNIWVICGEGDIEEGISGEAASLAANQQLGNVTVIFDANRIQIEGDTNLVLAEDVLKRYEAYGWYTDEFSFIQPDGSYVEDVDGLAAVIEKAQQAAPNQPKLIKVDTLIAWPAPGKTNDPSAHGSKLGAEAVAGMKKLLGYDPEENFHVDEEALAHARKVADRGQEAHKAWDEQYNAWREANPDKAALYDRIKAGELPEGFDKAIDEAVASFEVGKGVATRGASGTVLNAIAAVMPELWGGSADLGGSNKTDLKGAATFAPEECATKQWPVCNKYGRQLHFGVREFAMGAITNGILLGSHTRPFGGTFFMFSDYERPAVRLAALMEIPNLYVWSHDSVAVGEDGPTHQPIEHLASFRAIPQLEVVRPADAIETAEAYRAFFEKDNTLPAAMILTRQGVPVLAETAAKAKEGVKKGGYVLVDTEGTPDVIIMATGSEVQWAVAAAKTLADEGVKARVVSMPSVEWFEEQSDEYKESVLPAAVKARVSVEAGLAMPWYKYLGSYGKPVSIEQFGLQGDGAQNMIDLGITAEHVVEAAKASIAAAK is encoded by the coding sequence ATGACTGAATTCAAGGAGACCGAACTGGACAAGCGCGCCATCACGATGGCCAAGGTCCTCTCGGCCGATGCAGTCGAGAAGGCGGGCCACGGCCATCCCGGCTCCCCCGTCTCGCTGGCTCCCATCGCCTACACCCTCTACCAGCACTTCATCAAGCACGATCCGACCGATCCCAACTGGGAAGGCCGTGATCGCTTCATCCTTTCCGGCGGCCACGCCTCCCTCACGCAGTACGTCCAGCTGTACCTGTCCGGCTACGGCCTGACCCTGGACGACCTCAAGAACTTCCGCGGCGGCGCCGAGACCCGCACCCCGGGCCACCCCGAGTATGGCCTGACCCCGGGCATTGAGATGACCACCGGCCCGCTGGGCCAGGGCGTCGCCTCCGCCATCGGTTTCGCCTACGGCCAGCGTTTCGAGCGCGGCCTGCTCGATCCGGAGGCTCCGGAGGGCACCTCCCCGTTCGACCACAACATCTGGGTCATCTGCGGTGAAGGCGATATCGAAGAGGGCATCTCCGGCGAAGCCGCCTCCCTCGCCGCCAACCAGCAGCTCGGCAACGTGACCGTGATCTTCGACGCCAACCGCATCCAGATCGAAGGCGACACCAACCTGGTGCTCGCCGAGGATGTGCTCAAGCGCTACGAGGCCTACGGCTGGTACACCGACGAGTTCAGCTTCATCCAGCCCGACGGCTCCTACGTGGAGGACGTCGACGGTCTGGCCGCCGTGATCGAGAAGGCCCAGCAGGCCGCCCCGAACCAGCCGAAACTGATCAAGGTCGACACCCTGATCGCCTGGCCCGCCCCGGGCAAGACCAACGATCCCTCCGCCCACGGCTCCAAGCTCGGCGCCGAGGCCGTCGCCGGCATGAAGAAGCTCCTCGGCTACGATCCCGAAGAGAACTTCCACGTCGACGAGGAGGCCCTCGCCCACGCCCGCAAGGTCGCCGACCGCGGCCAGGAGGCCCACAAGGCCTGGGACGAGCAGTACAACGCCTGGCGTGAGGCCAACCCGGACAAGGCCGCCCTGTACGACCGCATCAAGGCCGGCGAGCTGCCCGAAGGCTTCGACAAGGCCATCGACGAGGCCGTCGCCTCCTTCGAGGTCGGCAAGGGCGTCGCCACCCGTGGCGCCTCCGGCACCGTGCTCAACGCGATCGCCGCCGTCATGCCGGAACTCTGGGGCGGCTCCGCCGACCTCGGCGGCTCCAACAAGACCGATCTCAAGGGCGCGGCCACCTTCGCCCCCGAGGAGTGCGCCACCAAGCAGTGGCCGGTGTGCAACAAGTACGGCCGTCAGCTGCACTTCGGCGTGCGCGAGTTCGCCATGGGCGCCATCACCAACGGCATCCTGCTCGGCTCCCACACCCGTCCGTTCGGCGGCACCTTCTTCATGTTCTCCGACTACGAGCGTCCGGCCGTGCGTCTGGCCGCCCTGATGGAGATTCCGAACCTGTACGTGTGGTCCCACGACTCCGTCGCCGTCGGCGAGGACGGTCCGACCCACCAGCCGATCGAGCACCTTGCCTCCTTCCGCGCCATCCCGCAGCTCGAGGTCGTGCGTCCGGCCGACGCCATCGAAACCGCCGAAGCGTACCGCGCCTTCTTCGAGAAGGACAACACGCTGCCGGCCGCGATGATCCTGACCCGCCAGGGCGTTCCGGTGCTCGCCGAAACCGCCGCCAAGGCCAAGGAAGGCGTCAAGAAGGGCGGCTACGTGCTGGTCGACACCGAGGGCACCCCGGATGTGATCATCATGGCCACCGGCTCCGAGGTCCAGTGGGCCGTCGCCGCCGCCAAGACTCTGGCCGATGAGGGCGTCAAGGCCCGCGTCGTCTCCATGCCGTCCGTCGAATGGTTCGAGGAGCAGAGCGACGAGTACAAGGAGTCCGTGCTCCCCGCCGCCGTCAAGGCCCGCGTCTCCGTCGAG
- the hrcA gene encoding heat-inducible transcriptional repressor HrcA, producing the protein MTQSRRMLVLRAVVEDYIRSQEPVGSSALTKQHDLGVSSATIRNDMAALEDEGYLIQPHTSAGRVPTEKGYRYFVDRLATVVPLSAAQRRGIDSFLSGSVSLQDTLRRAARLLSEITGQVAVVAAPSLAKSTLRHVELVPVAMNTLLAVVITDTGRVAQHTIVVNPMPEQDAAARFTNAVNAEAASLPLMAAARKARSMAAMAQWKELSPLAESLAQAFENMADSERTNELYMSGTSRLAQQHAAIDDLAPLFDALEEQVMLMRLMSAMPRHDGVGVAIGSETHTPGLLHASVVASGYGQTKTRTGGGEDHDAADGSSPDRRNSDMNPSRTSKQSGDMIDRHTAYDEHAVQTDDIGQNDAEPVAFVGSIGPTHMDYAATIAAVQAVARYLTASLAHGDDGD; encoded by the coding sequence ATGACGCAATCGCGACGCATGCTAGTGTTGCGCGCCGTGGTCGAGGATTACATTCGCTCCCAGGAGCCGGTCGGATCGTCCGCGCTGACCAAACAGCATGATCTGGGCGTCAGCTCGGCCACCATCCGCAACGATATGGCCGCGCTTGAGGACGAGGGCTATCTGATCCAGCCGCACACCTCCGCAGGGAGAGTGCCCACGGAAAAGGGCTACCGTTATTTCGTGGACCGTCTGGCCACGGTGGTGCCGCTGTCCGCCGCGCAGCGACGCGGCATCGACAGTTTTCTCTCCGGCTCGGTCAGTCTGCAGGACACCCTGCGGCGCGCCGCACGGCTCTTATCCGAGATCACCGGCCAGGTCGCCGTCGTCGCGGCCCCTTCTCTGGCGAAATCCACCCTGCGCCATGTCGAGCTTGTGCCGGTGGCCATGAACACGCTGCTGGCGGTCGTCATCACCGACACCGGCCGCGTGGCGCAGCATACGATCGTGGTCAACCCCATGCCCGAACAGGACGCCGCCGCACGGTTCACCAACGCGGTGAACGCCGAAGCCGCGTCTTTGCCGCTGATGGCGGCGGCCCGCAAGGCGCGTTCCATGGCCGCCATGGCGCAATGGAAGGAACTGTCGCCGCTGGCGGAATCGCTGGCCCAAGCCTTCGAGAACATGGCCGACAGCGAGCGCACCAACGAGCTGTATATGTCCGGCACGTCCCGCCTGGCGCAGCAGCATGCCGCCATCGACGATCTGGCGCCGTTATTCGACGCGCTGGAGGAGCAGGTGATGCTGATGCGGCTGATGAGCGCGATGCCGAGGCATGACGGCGTCGGCGTGGCGATCGGTTCGGAAACGCATACGCCCGGACTGCTGCACGCCTCGGTGGTCGCCAGCGGATACGGGCAGACCAAAACGCGGACCGGTGGCGGGGAAGACCACGACGCCGCCGACGGAAGTTCCCCCGATCGCCGCAACAGTGACATGAATCCCTCGAGGACGTCGAAACAAAGCGGCGATATGATCGACCGGCACACGGCATACGACGAGCATGCCGTACAGACGGACGATATCGGGCAGAACGACGCGGAACCGGTGGCGTTCGTGGGGTCCATCGGGCCGACCCATATGGACTACGCCGCCACCATAGCGGCCGTCCAGGCGGTCGCACGCTATCTGACGGCGTCGCTCGCCCATGGGGATGATGGTGACTGA
- the dnaJ gene encoding molecular chaperone DnaJ, protein MADYYETLGVDRAASDDEIKKAYRKLSRKYHPDIAGPEFEDKFKEVNNAYEVLSDPDKRRMYDQGVDPNNPNAGGFGGFSNMGDMGDIFGQFFGGAFGGGTSGPVPRTQPGRDALASASIDLRTAVFGGTAHVRINTFSLCQECSGAGTSNGAQPTTCPDCNGQGFRQKVVRTMLGQMMTSAPCERCEGHGTVINNPCPSCMGHGRVRTTRNVGVTVPAGINDNSRLRLANQGEVGEGGGAAGDLYVDVHIRADKQFTRDGDDLHCWIQVPMSWAVLGHDLTIDTFDGQQTISVPAGCQPEDTVTIKGLGVTRMRQSDERGDLVAHVAVQVPTKLSDSERALMEQFAASHDADASHVAQSSRPSVTGSKKGFFSKLKDALS, encoded by the coding sequence GTGGCAGATTACTACGAGACGCTGGGCGTGGATCGCGCCGCCAGCGACGACGAGATCAAAAAGGCATATCGCAAGCTCAGCCGCAAATACCATCCCGACATCGCCGGCCCCGAATTCGAGGACAAGTTCAAAGAGGTGAACAACGCCTACGAGGTGCTGTCCGACCCCGACAAGCGGCGCATGTACGACCAGGGCGTCGACCCGAACAACCCCAACGCCGGCGGGTTCGGCGGATTCTCCAACATGGGGGATATGGGTGACATCTTCGGACAGTTCTTCGGCGGGGCGTTCGGAGGAGGCACCTCCGGCCCCGTTCCGCGCACCCAGCCCGGCCGTGACGCGCTGGCGAGCGCCAGCATCGATCTGAGGACGGCCGTGTTCGGCGGCACCGCGCATGTGAGGATCAACACCTTCTCCCTGTGCCAGGAATGCTCCGGCGCGGGCACGAGCAACGGCGCGCAGCCGACCACCTGCCCCGACTGCAATGGCCAGGGCTTCCGTCAGAAGGTCGTGCGCACCATGCTCGGCCAGATGATGACCTCCGCCCCCTGCGAGCGCTGCGAGGGCCACGGCACCGTGATCAACAATCCCTGCCCGAGCTGCATGGGCCACGGCCGCGTGCGCACCACACGCAACGTCGGCGTGACGGTGCCCGCCGGCATCAACGACAACTCCCGTCTGCGTCTGGCCAATCAGGGCGAGGTGGGCGAGGGCGGCGGCGCGGCCGGCGATCTGTACGTCGACGTGCATATCCGCGCCGACAAGCAGTTCACACGAGACGGCGACGATCTGCACTGCTGGATCCAGGTGCCGATGAGCTGGGCGGTGCTCGGCCATGACCTCACCATCGACACCTTCGACGGCCAGCAGACCATCTCCGTGCCCGCCGGATGCCAGCCCGAGGATACGGTCACGATCAAGGGCCTGGGCGTGACGCGCATGCGGCAGTCGGACGAGCGCGGCGACCTCGTGGCGCATGTGGCCGTGCAGGTGCCCACCAAGCTGTCCGATTCGGAACGCGCGCTGATGGAGCAGTTCGCCGCCAGCCACGACGCCGACGCCTCGCATGTGGCGCAATCCTCGCGCCCCTCCGTCACGGGATCCAAAAAGGGCTTCTTCTCCAAACTCAAGGACGCTCTGAGCTGA
- a CDS encoding transmembrane-type terpene cyclase → MEMLRLVLVAISGVCWSAVYIDSIRIGFRQKLCAMPLFALALNIAWEGIYSGLDFFVRGEISAQAVANAAWFLLDIAIVVTYFKFARSECTTDAERRFFVPWSVLVFASCLVLQLLFVVQFGDVEGEKYSAFLQNLIMSVCYLYMLRDRGGSRGQSMLIAVSKCVGTLTPTIIGGMEGNLFIVVTGIICFIFDAIYIVALRCVRRGEIAREPAES, encoded by the coding sequence ATGGAGATGCTCAGACTCGTTCTGGTGGCCATCAGCGGCGTCTGCTGGTCGGCGGTGTACATCGACAGCATCCGCATAGGATTCAGGCAAAAACTCTGCGCTATGCCCTTGTTCGCACTGGCGTTGAACATCGCGTGGGAAGGCATCTATTCGGGGCTCGACTTTTTCGTGCGCGGCGAGATCAGCGCCCAGGCCGTCGCCAACGCCGCCTGGTTCCTTCTGGACATCGCCATCGTGGTGACGTACTTCAAATTCGCGAGGTCGGAGTGCACAACCGATGCGGAACGCCGGTTCTTCGTGCCATGGTCGGTGCTCGTGTTCGCCAGCTGCCTGGTTCTGCAGCTGCTGTTCGTCGTGCAGTTCGGAGACGTGGAAGGCGAGAAATACTCGGCCTTCCTGCAGAACCTGATTATGAGCGTCTGCTACCTGTACATGCTGCGCGATCGCGGCGGCTCCCGTGGCCAGTCGATGCTGATCGCCGTAAGCAAATGTGTCGGAACGCTGACGCCCACGATCATCGGAGGTATGGAAGGCAACCTGTTCATTGTGGTGACGGGAATCATCTGCTTCATCTTCGACGCGATCTATATCGTCGCGCTGCGATGCGTCCGACGCGGAGAGATCGCGCGCGAACCTGCGGAATCGTAA
- a CDS encoding TetR family transcriptional regulator yields the protein MTDVKYGGSLKPTLTDVNVIGDDRRKGRMSRYEGDNSTALRSQAWLAEALEKLMLEKPYGRISVGDICARAQLSRQTFYNMFGDKDEVLHYCLRSAYEERFRSICALDAVTIDDIVDGFVSVVESKRDVLKAMVDNRLTGIVFEEISACVALFAGRFVREDERTDLFPYSEAMLAGAIAQMLVLWFQRDDSVGTDELASLLKDFMNGRVYQITSERKG from the coding sequence TTGACAGATGTAAAGTATGGTGGTAGCCTGAAGCCCACATTGACAGATGTCAACGTTATTGGAGACGATAGGCGGAAAGGTCGAATGAGCAGATACGAAGGCGATAACAGTACGGCGTTGCGCTCGCAGGCATGGCTTGCGGAGGCGCTCGAAAAACTGATGCTGGAGAAGCCCTATGGCAGGATCTCGGTGGGCGACATCTGTGCCCGTGCGCAACTTTCCCGCCAAACTTTCTACAACATGTTCGGCGACAAAGACGAGGTGCTCCACTATTGTCTGCGAAGCGCGTATGAGGAGCGTTTCCGATCGATCTGCGCGCTGGACGCGGTTACGATCGACGACATCGTGGATGGTTTCGTCTCCGTGGTGGAGTCCAAGCGCGATGTGCTCAAAGCGATGGTCGACAATCGCTTGACCGGTATCGTGTTTGAGGAGATATCCGCCTGCGTCGCGCTTTTCGCCGGCAGGTTCGTACGGGAGGACGAGCGGACCGATCTGTTCCCCTACAGCGAGGCGATGCTTGCCGGCGCCATCGCCCAGATGTTGGTGCTGTGGTTTCAACGCGATGATTCGGTGGGAACCGATGAACTCGCTTCGCTGCTGAAAGACTTCATGAACGGACGGGTGTATCAAATCACTTCGGAGCGGAAAGGATAG